In Chaetodon trifascialis isolate fChaTrf1 chromosome 4, fChaTrf1.hap1, whole genome shotgun sequence, one DNA window encodes the following:
- the ccn1 gene encoding CCN family member 1, with protein sequence MLMLTVAVAFLGSLNLVLSSSSCPSVCECPLEMPKCAPGVSVVLDGCGCCKVCARQLNEDCSLTEPCDHTKGLECNFGASFAAATTRGICRAKSEGRPCEYNSRIYQNGESFQPNCKHQCTCIDGAVGCVPLCPQELSLPNLGCANPRLVKVAGQCCEEWVCDDGKQTDILERIFGKDMLTDELERDLTNRNELISIVKGGLKSLPAFRPQPEVHMFDSQKCIVQTTPWSQCSKSCGTGISTRVTNNNSECKLVKETRICEVRPCTQSPYSSLKKGKKCSRTKKSSQPVKFTYAGCSSLKKYRPKYCGACVDGRCCSPHDTRTIRVKFRCEDGETFNKNIMMIESCKCTYNCPHANEASYPFYRLSNDIHKFRD encoded by the exons gtcctctcctcctcctcctgcccctccGTTTGTGAGTGTCCGCTGGAGATGCCAAAGTGCGCACCCGGCGTGAGCGTCGTCCTGGACGGCTGCGGCTGTTGCAAAGTTTGCGCCAGGCAGCTGAACGAGGACTGCAGCCTGACCGAGCCTTGTGACCACACGAAAGGGCTGGAGTGTAACTTTGGAGCCAGctttgctgctgctactactcGTGGCATCTGCCGAG ccaagTCAGAGGGCAGACCCTGCGAATACAACAGCAGGATCTACCAGAACGGAGAGAGCTTCCAGCCCAACTGTAAACACCAGTGCACATGCATCGATGGGGCGGTGGGATGTGTCCCGCTGTGCCCGCAGGAGCTCTCCCTGCCCAACCTGGGCTGTGCCAACCCCAGACTGGTCAAGGTAGCAGGCCAGTGCTGTGAGGAGTGGGTGTGTGACGATGGCAAGCAGACAGACATCCTGGAGAGGATCTTTGGCAAAGACATGTTGACTGATGAGCTGGAAAGAGACCTCACCAACAGGAATGAGCTCATTTCTATTGTCAAGGGAGGACTAAAGTCTCTACCTG CATTCAGACCACAGCCTGAAGTCCACATGTTTGACAGCCAGAAGTGCATCGTCCAAACCACGCCCTGGTCCCAGTGCTCCAAGAGCTGTGGAACAGGCATCTCCACCAGGGTCACCAACAACAACAGCGAGTGCAAGCTGGTCAAAGAGACAAGGATCTGTGAAGTGCGGCCTTGCACCCAGTCACCTTACTCCAGTCTGAAG aaaggaaagaagtgcagcagaaCCAAGAAGTCCAGCCAGCCAGTGAAGTTCACCTATGCTGGTTGCTCCAGCCTGAAGAAGTACAGGCCCAAGTACTGCGGCGCCTGCGTGGACGGCCGCTGCTGCAGCCCCCATGACACCAGAACCATCCGCGTCAAGTTCCGCTGTGAGGACGGCGAGACCTTCAACAAGAACATCATGATGATCGAGTCCTGCAAGTGCACCTACAACTGTCCCCATGCCAATGAAGCCTCCTACCCCTTCTACCGCCTCTCCAATGACATCCACAAGTTCAGAGACTGA